DNA sequence from the Pedobacter schmidteae genome:
AGCTTTTGACGATTACGAAACTACGGATGATCATGGTATGCAAATTACCGGTATTGCTAAAGATCAGTCAGGCAAAGAATACTATATCGTTAAAAACTCATGGGGTGCAAGTAACGATTACAAAGGTTATTTATATGTAACTAAAAACTTTGTGAAGTTTAAAACTACTGCATTCTTATTACATAAAAACGGAATTCCTTCCGATTTACGTAAGAAATTAGCAATTAAATAATTAGCTTTCTTTTAGGCTGTCGTCATCCTGAATTTATTTCAGGATCCCTTTTGAGCAAGTGTTCAATAACATGTGCGGGATCCTGAAATAAATTCAGGATGACGTGTTTTATAGTCTTCCTGTTAACAGGATAGATGCTAAAATCCGTATGAAAGCCTGAAACCATGTTCTACTCTCTTGCCGCCATCATACGCAAATCCATAAGCAGCCCTGAATATCAGACGCTGCAGGCCAAAGTAAAACTCCGTATAATTTTTTCTTATGGGTTGGCTTAAATAGCTTGCTCCAACAATTTCTTCCAGCTTTAATTTGCGCAGCAACGGAACCTTATTGGTGAGCAATCCCGAAAAGTTATGCTCAAAATGTGCTTCAAGATATTCGCGGTCTGTACTAAACAGGTAAAAATCCAGGAACAAAAACTTCCTCAGGCTAGGTAAGGAGAATAATGAGTTGTTACCCCTGAAATGTTGCGCTTCAGGATAATAAACTTGTTTTCTGTTGATAAACTTGCCAGCACTAACCGCAAAGGAGGAATAACCCCATAAGCCTGAACTGATTTTCTCTTGAGATATTTCTGCTGAAAACAAATCATAGTTGACATCGCTACTCAAAACCCCATTTATTCCTTTACGATACGAAAGGTCAATAATGGGGTATCTGGAAGGCTGATAAAATTTGCCATCGGGCCGGGTAATATAGGTTTGTCCGAAAGTATAGTTAATCGATGCTTTGAACGTTAATGCCTGATATGTCGGAAACAATGGGGTTTCTGTATCAGGCGTAAATGGATTGTTGGAAGTGAAATATTGGTCTTCAAGATCCCTGAACTTGAAAGTAGAGGTATTTCTAAGGTTGGTGTTTTTTGAATAATTGGCACTGATGCTGGCCTGTAAACCGTTCATCAGTTCGCGGGTGGTACCCAGGTTGATGAATTCCTTCTTGTAAAATTTGGAAAAGTTGGTCTCAAAAAATAAAGAGTTGGTAGAGTTACCAAACTGACTCATAGAACCATAATTGTTGAGGTCATAAATACCAGAACCTGCACTAAAACTAATGTTGCCCCGCTTATCCGGTTTGTAAAAATAGTTGGAAGAGATGTTTCCGGTAAGCAGGCGATTGGAAAAACCATACCGGGCTTCAGCCCTTATGTTGTAATAGCGCTGATCCTCCAGTCTTTTTGTATAAGTGATGGCCGGTTTCACGGCAAAGCCTTCAACTGTATTGTACAACACCGATTTGTACAGGGGCTCAAAATCGTATTGCCGGCCTGTAGCCCTGTGTTTGCTGGTGTAACCTATAAGTAAACTAAAGGCACCGAATGCATTGCTTTTTTTTTCCAGCGAATCCAGGTAGGACTTAGAAGTTCTGATTGCTTCAATGCTATCCTTTCGGGCATAATCTCTGTGCTCTTCAGGGGTAAGCGGAATAGGGCGGTTGTTTAGCCAAAACAGTGAGTCTTTTTTGTTAACCGCCTTGCTGATGTTCAGGATTTCGCCTGTAAAGTAATTTTTTGGGAAGTTAGGCTCCAGGTTATAATTAGAATATACACCGGCATAATATCCTTCAAATTTAAAACCAAGTACATTACCATTAAATTGGAAATTGATGCTTGAAGGCATATAAGTGTTTCCCGTTTGCAAAAACTGCTGAGAAATATGTAAAGTGTCAAGCAGATTTATGCCCGTATTTTTGATCAGATAAAGTTCGGCATTGGTAAGATGCCAGTCGTCGTCTTTGATATAAATAATGCCTCTGAAAACCGGATCGTTAGCTCTTCTTGGGATAACCATAATCTTATTGATCATTTCTCCATTGTCGGTAGCCACACCAAGTAGTTTATACCGATAATAAAGCAGGGCCTTGTCTGCTATTGGCGATACAAAGCCGCGCGAGCTGAGTTTGTTTTCCAGTAAAATATTATCGTAGAAGTTGATGATCAGATCGGATGCTTTATTAAAGCTAAAAGCATTATTTCTTCCTGCAGTTTTTGAT
Encoded proteins:
- a CDS encoding DUF5686 and carboxypeptidase regulatory-like domain-containing protein; the encoded protein is MKYLLSMLFLFVGILSSSAQQYILSGTIKDTRGEAIPFVSVYLKNTTSGVSANVEGIYRLKITEGTFTIVYRAIGYKTVEKTVGIDKNTTQDVLMESETYTLSGVTIDGNAEDPAYEIIRQAIKKRKTHLTEVKEFTADVYIKGVQRLVGAPRKLFGKDIQKMLDLDTNGKGILYLSESTSIFSYQYPKKIREEMISSKTAGRNNAFSFNKASDLIINFYDNILLENKLSSRGFVSPIADKALLYYRYKLLGVATDNGEMINKIMVIPRRANDPVFRGIIYIKDDDWHLTNAELYLIKNTGINLLDTLHISQQFLQTGNTYMPSSINFQFNGNVLGFKFEGYYAGVYSNYNLEPNFPKNYFTGEILNISKAVNKKDSLFWLNNRPIPLTPEEHRDYARKDSIEAIRTSKSYLDSLEKKSNAFGAFSLLIGYTSKHRATGRQYDFEPLYKSVLYNTVEGFAVKPAITYTKRLEDQRYYNIRAEARYGFSNRLLTGNISSNYFYKPDKRGNISFSAGSGIYDLNNYGSMSQFGNSTNSLFFETNFSKFYKKEFINLGTTRELMNGLQASISANYSKNTNLRNTSTFKFRDLEDQYFTSNNPFTPDTETPLFPTYQALTFKASINYTFGQTYITRPDGKFYQPSRYPIIDLSYRKGINGVLSSDVNYDLFSAEISQEKISSGLWGYSSFAVSAGKFINRKQVYYPEAQHFRGNNSLFSLPSLRKFLFLDFYLFSTDREYLEAHFEHNFSGLLTNKVPLLRKLKLEEIVGASYLSQPIRKNYTEFYFGLQRLIFRAAYGFAYDGGKRVEHGFRLSYGF